From the genome of Bacteroidota bacterium:
CCAATTCTGCCAATCCTTATTTCGAATCATGAGTGCAATCGGTGAGCCGAGTGTTTTGCCAAATCGCACACCGGAAAGTATTTCAACTTTATCGGTTTCAATTCTCATTCTGCCGCCGCGGCCGTACCCTTGCTGCCTGCGCCAGAGATGATGGTTAATATATTCGGATGAAATCGGAAGTCCCGCTGGAATTCCTTCAACAATTCCAACAAGAGCTTGTCCGTGTGATTCACCTGCTGTGTAGTAGCGTACCATAAAAAAGTAAGATTAGTGTTTTATGATTCAGGATGTAAGATTCAAGATGCACGATTCAAGATTCAAAATTTAAGTTTCAGGGTTCAGGATACATGATTCAATAAAAGAATTGGAATGAATCCTGTAGCGTGAAACGTGAATCGATGAATTTAGCTGTTCCATTTTCCGTTCTGTTTCAAGATCTGTCTGCTGATAATTAACTTTTGAATCTCATTTGTTCCTTCGAATATTTTCAAGATGCGAGCGTCGCGATAAAAACGTTCGAATGGAAGCTCGGCAGAAAAACCCATACCTCCGTGGATCTGCAGTGCTTGGTCCGCAATTTCTGAAACCGCTTCGGAACAATATAATTTAACAATTGCAGCGTCAAGAGTAATATCTTCTTTATTATCACTTTTGAATGCCGCTTTATAGACCATATTTTCCATAGCATAGATATGCGTTGCCATATCTGAGATCATAAATTGTATTGCCTGAAATTTAGAAATCGGCTCCCCGAATTGCTTACGCTGTTTGGAATATGCGACGGACAATTCCAGCATTTCTTTCGCTGCACCAAAACAGGCGGCGCCTAACCCAAGTCTTCCAGAATTCAAAGTTTCCATTGCTACTAAAAATCCACGACCATCTGTTCCGATCATATTTTCTTCGGGAATTTCTACATTATCAAAGGCAAGACTGTTTGTGACGCTCCCTTTGATACCGAGTTTTTTCTCATTCTTTCCAACGCTCACGCCAGCGAATTTTTTTTCAACAACAAATCCGGTAATCCCTTTTTCTGTCCGTGCGAATACTGAATATGCATCCGCTATTGCACCATTCGTAATCCAGGCTTTTGCCCCGTTGAGAATCCATGTATCACCCCGTTTTTCAGCGCGGGTAGAAAGATTAAATGAATCCGATCCTGCTTCAGCCTCGGTCAATGCAAATGCAGCAATCATTTCACCGGATGCCATTACCGGAAGATATTTCTTTTTTAATGTCTCTGATCCACCAACGATGATTGCTTGTGCGCCGATTGATTGATGAGCGCCGATGGTCGCGGCCGTTGAGCCGCACACTCTCGCCACTTCTTCTTGTGCAAGACAAAACCCAACTTTCCCAAATCCGCCACCTCCGTATTCTTCCGGAATTGCTGTCCCAAATAAACCAACTTCGGCAATTTTTTTAAGCAGGGATGGCGGTATCTCTTCATCACGGTCAATTTTTGTTGCGAGAGGTCGGATTTCTGCATTAGAAAATTCACGAACCATATCTCGAAGCATCAACTGTTCGGGAGAAAAAGGAAAATTCATACCACTCACGCTGTCATGTGTATAATATTATCTACAAGAATATACAAAATAAAATAAAAAGACCTCATTGATTTTTCGATCAACGAGGCCTTTTTGTGAACTGAAAGCAATTTCCTATCCTTTTGGTATCATCAATGCCACAAACCGGATTTTATTATCTGCCCCTTTCACTCGAAGCAAAACAGCTTCTCCTTCTTTTTTCGATTTCATTATTTTCTCAAATTCTGTCAGCGAACTGAAATCCTTTTTATCCACATCAAGAATGAGATCACCTTCGCGAAGGAAACGGCTGGCTGCTTCACCGAAATTTTTAATCGATGAAACCACTACACCGCGGGATGCATCTCTGTCCTTTAATAAACGACTGTCTGCTTTTTTCACAGAGAATCCGAGTTTTTCGAAGTCCAAAGATCGAACAGAGGCATCCTGCGCTATAGACGGATCGTTTTCGTCTTCTTCCAGTGATGCAGTTGTTGGACCTTCGGATCGAGGTTTTAAAGTGATCACTTTTTCCATTTTCTTTTCATCGCGCCAGATGAGTAATTTCACTTTATCGCCGGGATGCTTTGAGGCAATATATGCTTGCAATTCATTCGGTGCTTTCATCGGTCTGTTATCAATGGTCAGAATGATGTCTCCGGCTTTCACTCCTGCTGCTTTTGCCGCTTCGCCGACTACTTCTTGAACAAATACACCTTCCGGTTTTTCCAATCCGCTTGCTTTGGCGAGCGTTTCGTCTACTTGAGAAATTTGTACGCCGATATAACCACGTTCAACTTTCCCATGAAGAATCAGATCGGTCGCAACACTCTTCGCAAGATTGATTGGAATGGCAAATGAATATCCTTGGTATCGCTGATTGGTTGTAGCAATTGCAGTATTAATACCAATTACTTCTCCGTAAATGTTCACCAGAGCTCCGCCGCTGTTTCCAGGATTTACTGCAGCATCCGTTTGGATAAAGTTCTCCACACCATAACTATCTTCAATCAGACGCAGGTTACCTCTTCCAAGATAACTGATGATTCCTGCCGTGACAGTTGAATTTAATCCCAACGGATTTCCGATTGCGAGCGCCCACTGCCCCACCTGCACATCATCAGAATTTCCAATCATTGCAACGGGAAGATTATCACCTTCAATTTTCACAACAGCAACATCGGTCAAAGGATCGGCACCGATTAACTTTGCTTTAAAACGGCGAGTATCGTTCAACACAACTTCGATCCCATCATCTGCAGCATTATCAACAACGTGATTGTTCGTCATGACATAACCGTCTTTCGTTACAATCACACCGGAACCTGCACCCTGCGTTTGTCCTTCCGGTTGATGAAAACGGAAATCAGGAAAAAATTTAAAGAACTCTTCTTCTCTGCCATCGGGTTTTCTAGGTTTAGTTGTTACACTGATATACACAACAGATGGTGTCGCTTCTTTTGATACTTTAACGAACGCATCATTTGCTGCTTGAAGATCAAGATCGGTTTTGGATGGTGCCTTGTCAGATCCGAGTTTAACTTGTTTTTGTTGCGCCAGTCCCAGGTCGACACCGTCAAGGTCGGAGACAAGGATCGCGCCGAAGATAATTCCGACGACGATAAAAAAGAATGCTGCAAGAATAGAACGTTTCATATAGTAATTTCTCCCTCTAGTTTCAAATTGGATTGATCATGATATACTCTGTAACAACGAAAGTGATTTCAAAGTTCTGACACTGTCAATATGATACCGAAGATATGCCTGCAAAATCGATATCAGATCATCCCGCATCACGGAATTCATTGATAACGACGTTGATTTTTCAATGGCATTTGTTTGTAAATAGTAAAGGGATTTCAAAAGTCCGCCGGATATTTTTGTTCCGGTTGATGTTTGATCCGCAGAACAGTGAGGACAGATCAATTTACCGTCTGACAGTCGAAGCAATACGGATTTAAAATCATGTTCGTCGGTTTTCCTTCCGCAGTTCAAACATGTATCCAGTGTCAAACCAAATCCGAACTGATCGAACATTTTTACCATAAAGCCGAACAATACATTCATGCCATTCTTTCCTGCACCGTCTATCGCTTGAAGGGATTCGACAATCATAGAGAACAATATTTCATTCTCTTCTTCACCATGGATCACCATATTCACCAATTCTACCAGTGCAAGTCCTGTAAACATTCGTTCAGAATCACTCTGCAGTCTGTTTAATGGTGTTACAATCTCGCTTTTCGAGAGAAGGTGAAGATCTCCATGTTCCTTTTTATAGATTACTACCGATGAATGTGTCATCGCCTCCAGCGATGACCCAAACTTGTTCGTCTTTTGATTTTTCACCCCTTTTGCGATCACTTTTATTTTTCCATACTTCCGCGAATACAATGTAACAATCTTGCTGGTATCGCGAAAGTTGATGGAATGTAATACGACCGCTTCCGTTTCCACAATCATTGTATCACCGATGATTCGATCGATTGAAGATACGGTTTTCTTAATACTCCTTTTTCCGTAATGATCGCTGAAATCAATTCCCCAGGTGTTACATCAAACGCTGGTGCAAATACTTGTGATTCAACCGGTGCGACCTGTCTTCCAAATCCGTTGATGATTTCCTCTTTCCCACGTTCTTCAATTGCAATGCGATCTCCGGACGGCATTGAAGTATCAATTGTCGATGATGGCGCGGCAATATAGAATGGAATATTATGTTCCTTTGCAAGCAGGGCAAGATTGTATGTTCCGATCTTATTGGCTGTGTCCCCATTAGCAGCAATTCTATCTGCACCGGTGATGATGAGATCTATTTTTTTTGTACGGATTGTCCACGCTGCGGAATTATCGGTGATTAACGTAGCTGGTATTCCTGCATTCAACAACTCCCACATTGTCAACCGTGCACCCTGGAGCAGGGGCCTCGTTTCATCTGCATAGACATGGATATTTTTCCCAGCTGTATGTGCCGTCAAAATCGCTCCAAACGCAGTTCCAATCCCTCCGGTAGCAAGCGCCCCGGTATTACAATGTGTCAGGATCTTTGCGTTCTTAGGAATCAATTCTGCACCATTTTCCCCGATTTGATTGCACATGATCCTATCCTCATCGTGAATCTTTTGCGCTTCAGCCTCACATTTGTCAAAGAGCGATTGAGCAGTATCACGAGGATTTAGACGAAGAACATTTCTCATTCGTTCCAACGCCCAAAAAAGATTTTTTGCCGTCGGGCGAGTAGCAGAGATTCGTTGTGCGGATTCTTCAAACAATTGTTCAAACGATTCTCGGGGAGATTTTTTTGCCGTTTGAACTCCCAATAGTACACCATAGGCCGCGGCGATACCAAGCAATGGGGCTCCTCGAATTTTCAATGCGACGATTGCATTATTCAGGACGGAAAGGTCGGATGTTTCAATATATACTTCCATAAGTGGAAGTTCCGTCTGATCCAAAAAGCGAACCGTATGTCCGAGCCATTCAATACTGTTCATTGTGCGGAGGCTTTAAACTGCAAAAACGCCAACGTGCAAAGAATATTGTTTCTCTGTCGTCCAGCGTTTTTGCGTTAACAAAAAATTATTCATCAAACTTTGATAACGCTTTGAACTCCCGAAATCTGTCCTGAATCTTCAGATAGGAAAGATCGCGCAATCCATCAAGGGATACTTTCTCAACACAGAACGATGCCATCGTGCTTCCATAGATCACCGCTCGTTTCAAATTTTCAAACGACAGATCGTCCGTTTTTGCAAGCCACGCTGTAAAACCGGATGCGAATGTATCGCCTGCACCGGTCGGATCATAAATGTCTTCCAGCGGATATGCCGGGGCCGAAAAGATATGATCTTCGTGAAACAATAGTGCCCCGTGTTCCCCTTTTTTAATGATCAATGTCTTTGCACCCATTGCCCGGATCTTCTTTGCTGCGCGCAGCAGGTTTGGATCGTTGGAAAGCAATCGTGCTTCTGAATCATTAAGAATGAAAACATCGAAGAATGGGATTGTCTTCATCAACTCTTCTTTTTTGGTTTCAATCCAAAAATTCATCGTGTCGCCGACAACCAGTGTCGGTTTTTCGATTTGTTCCAGCACTCTCCGCTGCAACGTAGGATCGATGTTCCCGAGACAAATGTATTTTGTTTTTTTATAGGATTCAGGAATTTTTGGATTGAACTTTTCAAATACATTCAAATTCAGCGATAATGTGTCACGGTTGTTTAAATCATAATGGTACCGTCCGGACCAGCGGAATGTCTTTGCATCTTGAATTATTTCCAAACCGGTGAGATCAACACCGCGTTCGTTTAAGAAATCAATCGCTGTCTGTGGGTAATCTCCCCCAACAACACCAACAAGACGAACCGGCGTAGTAAAATAACTTGCTGCAACAGCAATATAGACTGCAGATCCGCCAAGGACATCTTTAGCGATTCCGAATGGTGTTTCGATATCATCAATGGCAACTGAGCCGACAACAAGAATAGACAAAGTAACTCCTTATGGTTTTGTTTTTTTATTGATCACTGTAGGTATTAATGCTTTTTTTCGAAATGGTCCGATCGACAGCAATTGTAACTGTTCGTCCGTGATGCTTGAACTTGAAAAGAGTATTACTCCGTTTGCGTTGCTCTCCCGGCTCAATTCAATCTGCAGCAATAGTTGAGAAGGTGTCAACTTGAGAAATGGAGCAAGTCCAATATACAGCGGGAATTGTTCCCCCGTGATTCCTCGCATTTTTCCAATCGCTTCGGTGACCCAGTCGGAATTCACCGTGTAAATCATTGGGACTAAAAAATTCACGTACCCTTTGTTGGCCCAGTCGCCCCAATTCTGCATCTTTGTTTTAAGCGCCTCTTCAATATCGGGAAAAATATCTGCGGATAAAAGTATTTCCGGATTTTCCCATCGAATTTTTTTTACAAAATTGGTGATGTTTTGTTCACGCCAGAGTCTCCATGCCTCCCACTGTTCAGGGTTATCCGCAGGATTGATTGTAAGCGGATCCACGCTAGAATATTCCTTGAATTTTTCCCTGGAGACATCGCTATAATCTGATGATTCATCCAGAGGTACATTTACAGGATATCTGATATAATCCATCTGAATCCCAGTAAGATTGGGATAATTTGTCCTTACTTCTTTATAGAGTGATGCGATAAATTCCTGAGCCATCGGGTGTGCTGGATTTACATAAAGATATCCCGGTTCAGCTTTTGATATTTTTTCTCCGTTTCGTTTAACCAACTGCCAATCCGGATGTTTAGAGAGGATTGGACCGGTGCTTGTATCTTCATCGTGTCCGAGATATCCGACAAAGAAAGTGTGGATCCACGCATGAATTTCGACGCCGTATTTCTTCCCTTCTGCGATGTATGTACGAAGAGGGTCAAATCCAACAAATTCTTTTTTTTGCTTGGTAATAAAACCGGGATAAATCGTTTCACCGCGCCAGATCGTTTCCAAAAATATCATGTTGAACCCTGCATCCGCAAGTTTGCGAACAACCGCTGATATTTCCTCGCTGTTTTTCTCTGTCGGTCTGTGCCATACTCCTCTTCCTTCGACAGAGGTGGAAAGAGAGATACGATATTCAACTTCATCCAACATATGCATTCCGCGTAGGTATAATGTTGAATCCAACAAAATACTTTTTTCATCGCGTAATATTTGTAAGGAGTCTACAGCAGAACGGAACGATGCAACTTCATTTTCCGTCAGTTGTAGCCGAATCTTTTCAAGCTTTTTCAGTAATCCTTCAAGACGCATTTTTGCATAAATTCTGAACGATTCGGAATCAAATGTAACTGAGATGGATGAATCTGACAAAATAATTTTGGCGCCGACTTTTACTCTGCTCTGTAAAAATATTCTGGCTTTTCCATGACCAGAAAGAATAATCTCTCCTTGATTAATTTTCGAATTATTACCACCCATCGTGATAACAATGTTATCTTTCACCGTTGCTTCAACACCCCATTGATTTGTTCCGGTAGTCTGTTTCCCATATGAGGAAGTGTAGATGATTAATTGATGCTCTCCACGCCCGCCAGGATAATCTCTTGTGTTTTTAGGATCGATAGCAGTAATAGGATAAACTTGTTCTTCGGTTTGACTGAGAAGGGTTGATATAATGAAGCATATGGAAAAAAGTGTTTTCATAAAGCAATTTCGGAAAACGCTGCAGCTTTTTTACCACCCACAATAAAATTATGGACGATATCAAGCGCTGTCATTTGTCCCGGCCACACACACATTGCTTTTGCTTTTTCGATTGTATACCAGCCAAATTGATAATGT
Proteins encoded in this window:
- a CDS encoding acyl-CoA dehydrogenase family protein, which encodes MNFPFSPEQLMLRDMVREFSNAEIRPLATKIDRDEEIPPSLLKKIAEVGLFGTAIPEEYGGGGFGKVGFCLAQEEVARVCGSTAATIGAHQSIGAQAIIVGGSETLKKKYLPVMASGEMIAAFALTEAEAGSDSFNLSTRAEKRGDTWILNGAKAWITNGAIADAYSVFARTEKGITGFVVEKKFAGVSVGKNEKKLGIKGSVTNSLAFDNVEIPEENMIGTDGRGFLVAMETLNSGRLGLGAACFGAAKEMLELSVAYSKQRKQFGEPISKFQAIQFMISDMATHIYAMENMVYKAAFKSDNKEDITLDAAIVKLYCSEAVSEIADQALQIHGGMGFSAELPFERFYRDARILKIFEGTNEIQKLIISRQILKQNGKWNS
- a CDS encoding Do family serine endopeptidase, which encodes MKRSILAAFFFIVVGIIFGAILVSDLDGVDLGLAQQKQVKLGSDKAPSKTDLDLQAANDAFVKVSKEATPSVVYISVTTKPRKPDGREEEFFKFFPDFRFHQPEGQTQGAGSGVIVTKDGYVMTNNHVVDNAADDGIEVVLNDTRRFKAKLIGADPLTDVAVVKIEGDNLPVAMIGNSDDVQVGQWALAIGNPLGLNSTVTAGIISYLGRGNLRLIEDSYGVENFIQTDAAVNPGNSGGALVNIYGEVIGINTAIATTNQRYQGYSFAIPINLAKSVATDLILHGKVERGYIGVQISQVDETLAKASGLEKPEGVFVQEVVGEAAKAAGVKAGDIILTIDNRPMKAPNELQAYIASKHPGDKVKLLIWRDEKKMEKVITLKPRSEGPTTASLEEDENDPSIAQDASVRSLDFEKLGFSVKKADSRLLKDRDASRGVVVSSIKNFGEAASRFLREGDLILDVDKKDFSSLTEFEKIMKSKKEGEAVLLRVKGADNKIRFVALMIPKG
- the recO gene encoding DNA repair protein RecO is translated as MIVETEAVVLHSINFRDTSKIVTLYSRKYGKIKVIAKGVKNQKTNKFGSSLEAMTHSSVVIYKKEHGDLHLLSKSEIVTPLNRLQSDSERMFTGLALVELVNMVIHGEEENEILFSMIVESLQAIDGAGKNGMNVLFGFMVKMFDQFGFGLTLDTCLNCGRKTDEHDFKSVLLRLSDGKLICPHCSADQTSTGTKISGGLLKSLYYLQTNAIEKSTSLSMNSVMRDDLISILQAYLRYHIDSVRTLKSLSLLQSIS
- the mtnA gene encoding S-methyl-5-thioribose-1-phosphate isomerase, encoding MNSIEWLGHTVRFLDQTELPLMEVYIETSDLSVLNNAIVALKIRGAPLLGIAAAYGVLLGVQTAKKSPRESFEQLFEESAQRISATRPTAKNLFWALERMRNVLRLNPRDTAQSLFDKCEAEAQKIHDEDRIMCNQIGENGAELIPKNAKILTHCNTGALATGGIGTAFGAILTAHTAGKNIHVYADETRPLLQGARLTMWELLNAGIPATLITDNSAAWTIRTKKIDLIITGADRIAANGDTANKIGTYNLALLAKEHNIPFYIAAPSSTIDTSMPSGDRIAIEERGKEEIINGFGRQVAPVESQVFAPAFDVTPGELISAIITEKGVLRKPYLQSIESSVIQ
- a CDS encoding PfkB family carbohydrate kinase; this translates as MSILVVGSVAIDDIETPFGIAKDVLGGSAVYIAVAASYFTTPVRLVGVVGGDYPQTAIDFLNERGVDLTGLEIIQDAKTFRWSGRYHYDLNNRDTLSLNLNVFEKFNPKIPESYKKTKYICLGNIDPTLQRRVLEQIEKPTLVVGDTMNFWIETKKEELMKTIPFFDVFILNDSEARLLSNDPNLLRAAKKIRAMGAKTLIIKKGEHGALLFHEDHIFSAPAYPLEDIYDPTGAGDTFASGFTAWLAKTDDLSFENLKRAVIYGSTMASFCVEKVSLDGLRDLSYLKIQDRFREFKALSKFDE
- a CDS encoding family 10 glycosylhydrolase, translating into MKTLFSICFIISTLLSQTEEQVYPITAIDPKNTRDYPGGRGEHQLIIYTSSYGKQTTGTNQWGVEATVKDNIVITMGGNNSKINQGEIILSGHGKARIFLQSRVKVGAKIILSDSSISVTFDSESFRIYAKMRLEGLLKKLEKIRLQLTENEVASFRSAVDSLQILRDEKSILLDSTLYLRGMHMLDEVEYRISLSTSVEGRGVWHRPTEKNSEEISAVVRKLADAGFNMIFLETIWRGETIYPGFITKQKKEFVGFDPLRTYIAEGKKYGVEIHAWIHTFFVGYLGHDEDTSTGPILSKHPDWQLVKRNGEKISKAEPGYLYVNPAHPMAQEFIASLYKEVRTNYPNLTGIQMDYIRYPVNVPLDESSDYSDVSREKFKEYSSVDPLTINPADNPEQWEAWRLWREQNITNFVKKIRWENPEILLSADIFPDIEEALKTKMQNWGDWANKGYVNFLVPMIYTVNSDWVTEAIGKMRGITGEQFPLYIGLAPFLKLTPSQLLLQIELSRESNANGVILFSSSSITDEQLQLLSIGPFRKKALIPTVINKKTKP